A single Oncorhynchus nerka isolate Pitt River linkage group LG10, Oner_Uvic_2.0, whole genome shotgun sequence DNA region contains:
- the LOC115135779 gene encoding odorant receptor 131-2-like codes for MAVTNETFQETSFIYEQMIVFEMNERTMVKVAVAILMAVFFIYINCVMIFAMSSRITFMEIPRYILFTHLLLNDSMQLLVSCLMYVFALVYLRLVKVVCGLFVMFGSGMSRVTPLNLALMSLERYAAICLPLRHSDIATPKRSGIAIAVIWLVIFINLIIDMLYSTVKDPGFFVTPIFCTRQKLFIALWQMQVFQGFNAFCFVAVSLIIIYTYIAIIVTARSASSDKTKASKAHKTVLLHLVQLGLSLSSFLYAPIESALASVGSTTIFIDLRYLNFLFLIILPRCLSPLIYGLRDDAIRPLFLYYLTCRTRKVKAAVMVQ; via the coding sequence ATGGCAGTAACCAATGAAACCTTTCAGGAGACTTCTTTTATATATGAACAGATGATCGTATTTGAGATGAATGAGAGGACTATGGTTAAAGTGGCAGTGGCAATCCTGATGGCTGTATTTTTTATCTACATAAATTGCGTGATGATTTTTGCTATGAGTAGCAGAATTACTTTTATGGAAATTCCCCGCTACATTCTCTTCACACATTTGCTATTAAATGACTCCATGCAGTTGCTGGTCAGCTGCCTTATGTATGTGTTTGCCTTGGTTTATCTACGATTGGTAAAGGTTGTCTGTGGACTGTTTGTCATGTTTGGCAGTGGCATGTCCCGTGTTACTCCACTTAACCTGGCGTTGATGTCTCTAGAACGCTATGCAGCCATCTGCCTCCCTCTACGGCATAGTGACATAGCCACACCCAAAAGATCTGGCATTGCCATTGCTGTCATCTGGCTTGTCATATTCATAAATCTTATAATTGATATGCTTTATTCTACAGTAAAAGATCCCGGCTTTTTTGTTACCCCGATATTTTGCACACGGCAGAAGTTATTCATTGCATTGTGGCAGATGCAAGTGTTTCAGGGGTTCAATGCTTTTTGCTTTGTAGCTGTATCTCTCATCATCATTTACACATACATTGCCATAATTGTCACAGCCAGGTCTGCCTCTTCTGACAAAACGAAAGCCAGTAAGGCCCACAAGACAGTGCTGCTGCACCTGGTTCAGCTGGGCCTGTCGCTCTCCTCTTTTCTGTACGCACCCATAGAAAGTGCACTGGCCAGTGTAGGCAGTACTACCATCTTTATTGACCTGCGATACTTAaacttcctcttcctcatcatcCTGCCAAGATGTCTGAGCCCACTCATCTACGGGCTGAGGGATGATGCCATACGACCCCTGTTCCTATACTACTTAACTTGCAGAACTAGAAAGGTCAAGGCTGCTGTGATGGTACAATAG
- the LOC115135778 gene encoding protein phosphatase methylesterase 1-like has protein sequence MEKQLHLNVLASKPPVPGGLQSGSKMRMGPGRKRDFSPLSWSQYFETMEDVEVENDNGKDTFRIYSSGQHGPVLLLLHGGGHSALSWAVFTEVIYNRINCRVLAMDLRAHGDTKVKNSDDLSAETMAKDIGKVVEALYGENPPPIMMIGHSMGGAIAVHTAAANHVPSLLGLCVIDVVEGTAMDALNSMQNFLRSRPKTFKSVENAIEWSVKSGQIRNVESARVSMGGQVKICEEPLNSPGVSKSIGEVIIEEEEEEEEGESNHKRKKEDDQEVKKESLYTWQIDLSKTEKYWEGWFSGLSALFLSCPVPKLLLLAGVDRLDKDLTIGQMQGKFQMQVLPQCGHAVHEDAPEKVADALASFMVRHKFTELKEGFLC, from the exons ATGGAGAAACAGCTGCATTTGAATGTGTTAGCCTCCAAACCTCCCGTGCCAGGAGGTTTGCAGTCTGGGTCTAAAATGAGAATGGG ACCTGGACGGAAGAGAGACTTCTCCCCTCTGTCCTGGAGTCAATACTTTGAAACGATGGAAGATGTTGAAGTGGAAAACGATAACGGCAAAGATA CGTTCAGAATCTATAGCAGTGGCCAGCATGGTCCTGTGCTTCTACTGCTCCATGGAGGAGGCCACTCTGCTCTCTCCTGGGCTGTGTTCACT GAGGTGATATACAACAGAATTAACTGCAGGGTGTTGGCTATGGACCTCAGGGCCCATG GTGACACCAAAGTAAAGAATTCTGACGATCTCTCAGCGGAAACAATGGCCAA GGACATTGGCAAAGTGGTTGAGGCACTCTATGGAGAAAACCCGCCTCCGATCATGATGATTGGACACAGCATGGGTGGAGCTATAGCAGTTCATACCGCTGCAGCCAACCACGTGCCGTCGTTACTTGGCCTTTGTGTCATTGACGTTGTGGAAG GCACTGCAATGGATGCCTTGAACAGTATGCAGAATTTCCTCAGGAGTCGACCAAAGACCTTTAAGTCTGTGGAGAATGCCATTGAGTGGAG tgtgaagagtggacagatcCGAAACGTTGAGTCAGCCCGGGTGTCCATGGGAGGCCAGGTGAAAAT ATGTGAGGAACCCCTTAACAGTCCAGGTGTCTCCAAAAGCATCGGTGAAGTCATcattgaagaggaagaggaggaggaggaaggagaatccAATCacaagagaaagaaggaggatGACCAAGAG GTGAAGAAGGAGAGCCTCTATACCTGGCAGATTGATCTGTCAAAGACAGAGAAGTACTGGGAGGGCTGGTTCAGTGGACTGTCTGCCCTCTTCCTCTCTTGCCCTGTGCCAAAACTGCTCCTGCTCGCTG GTGTGGACAGGCTTGATAAAGATCTCACAATTGGACAGATGCAAG GGAAGTTCCAGATGCAGGTGCTCCCTCAGTGTGGCCATGCTGTCCATGAGGACGCCCCTGAAAAA GTAGCAGATGCTCTGGCCTCGTTCATGGTCCGTCACAAGTTCACTGAACTCAAGGAGGGTTTCCTGTG CTAA